A DNA window from Pogona vitticeps strain Pit_001003342236 chromosome 2, PviZW2.1, whole genome shotgun sequence contains the following coding sequences:
- the LOC144586787 gene encoding uncharacterized protein LOC144586787 yields the protein MEARNIIQEAATKTIAKKRKCKKTKWLSNEALQIAEKRRERKCKGDRESYRKLNADFQRIARRDKRAFLNEQCQEIKNRKRKTRDLFKKIGEIKGTSHEKIDIIKDKNGRDLTEAEDIKNCWQEYTEELYQKDLDVMDNPDNVVADLEPDILESEVKWTLESMANNKVSGDDGSPTKLFKILKDDAVKVLHSMCQQVWKTQQWPEVWKRSVYIPIPKKGSAKNVPTTVQLHSFHMLARLCSKSYKVGFSSMWTKKSQKYKLDFEGAEELETKLLTCAGLWRKSESSRKTSTSASLTMQKPLTVWTTANYGKFLKKWECLTTLSIS from the exons atggaggctcgtaacattatacaggaggcagcaacaaaaaccatcgcaaaaaaaaggaaatgcaagaaaacaaagtggctgtccaatgaggcactacaaatagcagagaagagaagagaaagaaaatgcaagggagatagggaaagttacagaaaattgaatgcagacttccaaagaatagcaaggagagacaagagggccttcttaaatgaacaatgccaAGAAATAAAGAATAGAAagcgaaaaaccagagatctgttcaagaaaattg gggaGATTAAAGGAACTTCTCATGAAAAGAtagacataataaaggacaaaaatggtagggacctaacagaagcagaagacatcaagaattgctggcaagaatacacagaggaattataccagaaagatctggatgtcatggacaacccagacaatgtagttgctgaccttgagccagacatcctggagagtgaagtcaagtggaccttagaaagcatggctaacaacaaggtcagtggagatgatggcagtccaaccaaattatttaaaatcttaaaagatgacgctgttaaggtgctacactcgatgtgccagcaagtttggaaaactcagcagtggccagaggtttggaaaagatcagtctacatcccaatcccaaagaagggcagtgccaaaaatgttccaactactgtacaattgcactcatttcacatgctagcaaggttatgctcaaaatcctacaaggtaggcttcagcagtatgtggaccaagaagtcccagaagtacaagctcgatttcgaaggagcagaggaactcgagaccaaattgctaacatgcgcaggattatggagaaagtcagagagttccagaaaaacatctacttctgcttcattgactatgcaaaagcctttgactgtgtggaccacagcaaactatggcaagttcttaaagaaatgggagtgcctgaccaccttatctatctcctga